AAATTTTGTCATTGAATATTTGATATTAATGGTCGATACATCTCCACCTTTTGGTTATTGCTGAAACTGTGAATCAAAAACTTGTGGAACTAAGAGATTTGTGTAGAAAACCTACTACCGAGCTACTTAGAGAGGCACTTTTGTGTAGACAAGAATTTTCTGAATCTGAAAGTAATTTCATTACATATATGGCTGGATTTTCTCATTATGAATTTGCCGAAAGTTTATTTTCAGATTTTAATTTATCCTTTTTAGAAAACACCTCAATATTTTTTGATGGAGAAAATAATAAGTTTCACTTCAAGATCTTATTACATGACAAATCTCATTACTGTGCTAAGTTACATATGGGAAGGATAGTACGTGATTACAACTCTCCAATGTTTTGGAGTAAAATGGAATTTAGGGATAAAGATGGTTTATACATTGATAGCCTTGGAAAGCAGCTACGCGGATGTTCTGGAGAACAGGTCAGAGCGTACATCGCACAAGGAATATCAGGTGTATCTGAAAATGTGGTGTCTTATCAAAGAGATTTGCAAGGTTATTGCGTAGTTACTCATTTCGTTAGAGCGGCTGAACCTAATACGGATATCAATGTGAAAACTGTTTTCAGCCGAGTCACAGCGTGTATTTTTGTGAACACCTGCGAAAAATCTTTCTCTAATCTATCACTTTATCAATTTCAACACCGAGTTGAGCTATACCCGTTACTAAAAAGTATATATTGGTATGTCATAGATGCCATACCGCCTGAAAAAGTTACAGATTTTTTACACAAAATTAAAGCCGATTTCAAGCTCATGCAATATGCAGGTGCAAAGCATGACTATCTTCAAGAAGTACTACCTGAAATTGATCGGATGGTACTAGAGCGATGCAATCAACTTTTGATAACTTCTTAAAGAGAAAATATATAAATCTCGGCTCAATGCCCAGTATGTTACCAATTAACTTTAACCGTGTCACTTATCTTTCCCCCTGCCCCCTGCCCCCCTGCCAAAATATAAAAGTGACAGCGCTTAAGTGAAATGGTATGTCATACCTCTAACTGCGCGATCTGCCCCCTACCCCCCTGCAACCTCAACGATAAAAATATAACTGAAGGCGATAGATATCATGAGGGGCGGGATTACCCCACCCCTCAATTAAGCAAATTGTAACAACGGTTGAAATCCGTGCTTAACGGAAACTTGACCGATTTGCTCCATCTTTTCGACAGTGATTTGATTGCGTCCCCAAGAAAAATTGGTGTACCAATTTTCAAATTCCAGTAGCATTGATTCGGCAAAACAGGCGAATAATTGGCGTGCAGGTACGTCCATGTTGACGATTTGCATAATTTTCCACTCGATGTCGAGGGAATGTTCGACAATGCCGCCATTGAGGACGAATACGTCTGGATGCTGTATTTTGCTGCCTAAATTTTTAGGGTAGCCGCCGTCAATTAACAGACACGGTTGCTTGAGTGTGGTGGGATCGATTTCTACGCCTTTGGGCATACTGGCTACCCAAACTATAATGTCAGCTAGGGGCAGGGCTTCCTCTAAACCCAAAATTTTTCCCCTACCGAGTTCTTCTTGTAAATTCTGCAATCGATCGCGATCGCGTGCGATCAACAACAATTCTGCCACATCAGTACGAGCGTTCAGCCAACGGCAAACAGCACTACCAATGTCGCCTGTTGCACCGCAAACTGCTACTGTCGCTTTAGATAGTTCAATACCCAACTTTTTCGATGCTTGTTCTACTTGGCGACAAATAATATAAGCAGTGTGGGTATTACCAGTGGTAAAGCGCTCAAACTCTAACTTGATATTCCGAACTTGGGTAATTTGATTTAGATTAAAGTTCTCAAAAACGATCGAG
The sequence above is drawn from the Leptolyngbyaceae cyanobacterium genome and encodes:
- a CDS encoding long-chain acyl-[acyl-carrier-protein] reductase, translating into MFGLIGHLTSLEHAQAVARDLGYPEYADRDLDFWCSAPPQIVDTIKVKSITGQEIEGRYVESCFLPEMLATRRIKAATRKVINAMAHAQKHGINITALGGFSSIVFENFNLNQITQVRNIKLEFERFTTGNTHTAYIICRQVEQASKKLGIELSKATVAVCGATGDIGSAVCRWLNARTDVAELLLIARDRDRLQNLQEELGRGKILGLEEALPLADIIVWVASMPKGVEIDPTTLKQPCLLIDGGYPKNLGSKIQHPDVFVLNGGIVEHSLDIEWKIMQIVNMDVPARQLFACFAESMLLEFENWYTNFSWGRNQITVEKMEQIGQVSVKHGFQPLLQFA